Proteins found in one Chaetodon auriga isolate fChaAug3 chromosome 12, fChaAug3.hap1, whole genome shotgun sequence genomic segment:
- the LOC143329336 gene encoding integrin beta-1-like: protein MDPRLLLIATLSAVLGGSWAQQEGSICIKANAQSCGECIQVAETCGWCADETFLSVGESKSARCDDLESLKKRNCAATKVENPRGGITIDKDKPVTNRKKDVAEKLKPEQITQIQPQKLTLTLRSGEPQTFELKFKRAEDYPIDLYYLMDLSFSMKDDLENVKNLGTDLMREMQEITSDFRIGFGSFVEKTVMPYISTTPARLINPCTGNQNCTSPFSYKNVLKLTDKGDEFNRLVSQQQISGNLDSPEGGFDAIMQVAVCEEQIGWRNVTRLLVFSTDAGFHFAGDGKLGGIVLPNDGRCHLENNMYTMSHYYDYPSIAHLVQKLSDHNIQTIFAVTEEFQPVYKELKNLIPKSAVGTLSSNSSNVIKLIIDAYNSLSSEVILENGRLPEGVSITYKSICKNGVEGTGENGRKCSNISIGDEVSFKISIESQKCPSHGKSETIKIKPLGFTEEVEVVLNFICDCQCAKEGEPNSKKCFEGNGTFECGACKCNEGRIGRLCECSKDEVRTEDLDANCRKDNGTDICSNNGDCVCGTCECKKRENPAEIYSGKYCECDNFNCDRSNNKLCGGHGRCECRKCICDANYTGSACDCSLETSTCLAKNGQICNGRGTCECGICKCTNPKFQGPTCEICPTCPGVCAEHKDCVQCRAFTAGEKKDTCERDCSYFQLIKVKDRDKLPQPTDQSFPLTHCKERDANDCWFYYTYAIRNDTKEVYVVDTLECPAGPDIIPIVAGVVAGIVLIGLALLLIWKLLMIIHDRREFAKFEKEKMNAKWDTGENPIYKSAVTTVVNPKYEGK, encoded by the exons ATGGATCCTCGGTTACTTTTAATAGCAACGTTATCAGCAGTCCTTGGTGGCAGCTGGGCACAGCAAG AGGGAAGCATATGCATCAAGGCAAACGCACAGTCATGTGGGGAGTGCATCCAGGTGGCAGAGACATGCGGATGGTGCGCAGATGAA ACCTTCCTCTCTGTGGGGGAGTCCAAGTCTGCTCGCTGTGACGACCTGGAGTCCCTGAAGAAGAGAAATTGTGCTGCGACCAAAGTTGAGAACCCACGTGGAGGCATCACCATTGACAAGGACAAGCCCGTCACCAACCGCAAGAAGGACGTGGCTGAAAAACTGAAGCCTGAGCAGATCACCCAGATCCAGCCCCAGAAACTCACCCTGACACTCAGATCTG gTGAGCCCCAGACTTTTGAGCTGAAATTCAAGCGTGCGGAGGACTATCCCATCGACCTGTATTACCTTATGGACCTGTCCTTCTCCATGAAAGATGATTTGGAAAACGTGAAGAACCTTGGTACTGACCTCATGAGGGAAATGCAGGAGATCACCTCAGATTTCAGGATTG GTTTTGGCTCATTTGTGGAAAAGACAGTCATGCCTTACATCAGCACCACGCCAGCCAGGCTCATCAACCCCTGCACAGGGAACCAGAACTGCACCAGCCCCTTCAGCTACAAGAACGTCCTGAAGCTGACGGACAAGGGAGATGAGTTCAACCGATTGGTCAGCCAGCAGCAGATCTCAGGAAACCTGGACTCTCCAGAGGGGGGCTTCGATGCCATCATGCAGGTGGCGGTCTGTGAG GAGCAAATTGGCTGGAGGAACGTGACCCGTCTGCTGGTGTTTTCCACCGATGCTGGTTTCCACTTCGCTGGTGATGGCAAACTGGGCGGCATCGTGCTGCCCAACGATGGGAGGTGTCACCTGGAGAACAACATGTACACCATGAGCCACTACTAT GACTACCCCTCCATCGCACATCTGGTTCAGAAACTGAGTGACCACAACATCCAGACCATCTTTGCCGTCACTGAGGAATTTCAGCCCGTTTACAAG GAGTTGAAAAATCTTATTCCTAAATCAGCTGTTGGCACGCTGTCCTCCAACTCCAGCAACGTGATCAAGCTCATTATTGATGCTTACAAC TCTTTGTCATCTGAGGTCATTCTGGAAAATGGCAGGCTGCCAGAGGGAGTTTCCATCACCTACAAGTCCATCTGTAAGAACGGTGTGGAGGGAACAGGGGAGAACGGCAGGAAGTGCTCCAACATCTCCATTGGAGACGAG GTGTCTTTCAAGATTTCCATTGAATCCCAGAAGTGTCCATCGCATGGCAAGTCTGAGACCATTAAAATTAAACCACTGGGCTtcacagaggaggtggaggtcgTTCTGAACTTCATCTGCGACTGCCAGTGTGCCAAAGAAGGGGAGCCCAACAGTAAGAAGTGCTTCGAGGGCAACGGGACCTTCGAGTGCGGAGCCTGCAA gtgtaaTGAAGGCCGGATCGGGCGTCTTTGCGAGTGCAGCAAAGACGAAGTGCGGACGGAGGACCTGGACGCCAACTGCCGAAAAGACAACGGCACGGATATCTGCAGCAACAACGGTGACTGTGTCTGCGGCACCTGCGAGTGCAAGAAGCGAGAGAATCCCGCAGAGATCTACAGCGGCAAGTACTGCGAGTGCGACAACTTCAACTGCGACCGCTCCAACAACAAGCTCTGTGGAG GACATGGCCGCTGCGAATGCAGGAAGTGCATCTGTGACGCCAACTACACGGGCAGCGCATGCGACTGCTCCCTGGAGACTTCCACCTGCCTCGCCAAGAACGGGCAGATCTGTAACGGCCGCGGCACTTGCGAATGTGGAATCTGCAAATGCACCAACCCCAAATTCCAGGGTCCAACCTGTGAGATCTGTCCCACCTGCCCCGGCGTCTGCGCTGAGCACAA AGATTGCGTGCAGTGCCGAGCTTTCACGGCTGGTGAGAAGAAGGATACGTGTGAGCGTGACTGCAGCTACTTCCAGCTGATCAAGGTGAAGGATCGCGACAAGCTGCCTCAGCCAACAGACCAGAGCTTCCCACTGACTCACTGCAAAGAGCGAGACGCCAACGACTGCTGGTTCTACTACACCTACGCCATCAGGAACGACACCAAGGAGGTCTATGTGGTGGACACACTGG agTGCCCAGCAGGACCTGACATCATCCCCATTGTGGCAGGTGTGGTGGCGGGCATTGTTCTCATCGGCCTCGCCCTGCTGCTCATCTGGAAACTGCTCATGATCATCCATGACCGCCGAGAGTTTGCCAAGTTTGAGAAGGAGAAGATGAACGCCAAGTGGGACACG gGTGAGAATCCGATCTACAAAAGTGCCGTAACAACTGTCGTCAATCCAAAGTACGAGGGCAAATGA